In one Neobacillus sp. WH10 genomic region, the following are encoded:
- a CDS encoding dihydroorotate dehydrogenase, protein MNRLNVELPGLNLKNPIMPASGCFGFGREYSQFYDLNKLGAIMIKATTVEPRFGNPTPRVAETDAGMLNAIGLQNPGLEKVLSEELPWLSQFDVPIIANVAGSLEEDYVSVASEISKAANVHALELNISCPNVKTGGIAFGTIPEVAKRLTRKVKEVSKVPVYVKLSPNVTNIVEMARAVEEGGADGLTMINTLVGMRLDLKTGRPILANNTGGLSGPAIKPVAIRMIYEVSQAVSLPIIGMGGVQSAEDVIEYFYAGASAVAVGTANFVDPFVCPTIIEELPVLLEKLGFEHISECKGRSWKKHGELTYHRA, encoded by the coding sequence ATGAACCGTTTAAATGTTGAGTTACCTGGTTTAAACTTAAAAAACCCTATAATGCCAGCATCGGGCTGTTTTGGGTTTGGACGTGAATACAGCCAATTTTATGATTTAAATAAACTTGGAGCTATCATGATCAAAGCGACAACAGTTGAGCCGAGATTTGGCAATCCTACCCCACGGGTCGCTGAAACGGATGCAGGAATGCTCAATGCCATTGGTCTGCAAAATCCGGGATTAGAAAAAGTTTTGTCCGAGGAACTGCCATGGCTTTCACAGTTTGATGTTCCGATCATTGCAAATGTTGCCGGTTCCCTTGAAGAAGATTATGTCTCGGTTGCAAGCGAAATTTCCAAGGCAGCAAATGTTCATGCGTTAGAATTAAATATTTCCTGCCCAAACGTTAAAACTGGCGGGATCGCGTTTGGAACGATTCCCGAGGTTGCCAAGCGATTGACAAGGAAGGTAAAAGAGGTATCCAAGGTTCCTGTATATGTGAAACTGTCCCCAAATGTTACCAATATTGTTGAGATGGCAAGAGCTGTGGAAGAGGGCGGAGCTGATGGTCTAACAATGATTAATACTCTTGTCGGCATGAGACTTGATTTAAAGACAGGCAGGCCGATTTTAGCCAACAATACAGGTGGTCTATCAGGTCCTGCGATTAAGCCGGTGGCAATTCGTATGATTTATGAAGTGAGCCAAGCCGTTTCGCTTCCGATTATCGGGATGGGCGGTGTACAATCAGCAGAGGATGTCATCGAATATTTTTACGCGGGGGCGAGTGCGGTTGCTGTTGGAACAGCAAACTTCGTCGACCCGTTTGTCTGCCCAACGATCATTGAGGAACTGCCAGTGCTTTTAGAAAAATTAGGGTTTGAACATATCAGTGAATGCAAGGGAAGGAGCTGGAAGAAGCATGGAGAACTCACTTATCATCGCGCTTGA
- the pyrF gene encoding orotidine-5'-phosphate decarboxylase, with translation MENSLIIALDFANKSEIERFLTPFEDRKLFVKVGMELFYQEGPAIVHQLKEKGHQIFLDLKLHDIPNTVKSAMKGLARLECDLVNVHAAGGREMMEAALEGLEAGTAAGRTRPNCIAVTQLTSTSQEQMNKEQLIPVTLNESVLHYASLAKDAGLDGVVCSAWESEIIHNQTGSSFLTVCPGIRMETDLVGDQKRVATPEFAKNTGVSAIVVGRSITRSMDPVKSYDQWIRAWRGVQQ, from the coding sequence ATGGAGAACTCACTTATCATCGCGCTTGATTTTGCTAACAAAAGTGAAATTGAACGTTTTTTGACACCGTTTGAAGATCGAAAGCTTTTTGTAAAAGTGGGTATGGAGCTTTTTTACCAGGAAGGCCCAGCAATTGTTCATCAATTAAAAGAAAAGGGACATCAGATCTTTCTTGATTTAAAGCTGCATGATATTCCGAACACCGTAAAAAGTGCTATGAAGGGGCTGGCGCGACTAGAATGTGATCTGGTTAATGTTCATGCTGCTGGAGGAAGAGAAATGATGGAAGCGGCATTAGAGGGATTAGAGGCAGGGACGGCAGCAGGAAGGACACGTCCAAATTGCATCGCTGTAACCCAATTAACCAGCACATCACAAGAACAAATGAATAAGGAGCAACTAATCCCGGTTACATTGAATGAATCAGTGTTACATTATGCATCGCTAGCAAAAGATGCGGGTTTAGATGGGGTAGTGTGCTCAGCTTGGGAATCTGAAATAATTCACAATCAAACAGGCAGCTCATTTTTAACTGTTTGTCCGGGTATCAGGATGGAGACTGATCTTGTTGGTGACCAAAAACGTGTGGCTACCCCTGAATTTGCAAAAAATACAGGTGTAAGTGCAATCGTTGTCGGACGTTCGATTACACGGTCAATGGACCCAGTAAAAAGCTATGATCAATGGATAAGGGCATGGAGAGGTGTACAACAATGA
- the pyrE gene encoding orotate phosphoribosyltransferase — MKKKIAEKLLEINAVALRPKDPFTWTSGLKSPIYCDNRLTLSYPEVRREVAKGLQNLILENFPAAEVIAGTATAGIPHAAWVSELMDLPMCYVRSKAKGHGKGNQIEGKVEQAQKVVVVEDLISTGGSVITAVQALREAGCEVLGVVSIFTYGLEKGSQLLHGAEINSFSLTDFPTLIEVAISKGYVSSEDQESLLLWSKNPSEWSKQF, encoded by the coding sequence ATGAAAAAGAAAATTGCTGAAAAACTATTAGAAATCAATGCCGTGGCATTAAGACCAAAAGACCCATTCACCTGGACATCAGGACTAAAATCCCCGATATATTGTGATAATCGCTTAACTCTTTCCTATCCTGAAGTTAGAAGAGAGGTTGCAAAAGGATTACAAAACCTCATTCTTGAAAACTTTCCAGCAGCAGAGGTAATTGCAGGAACAGCGACAGCGGGGATTCCACATGCTGCCTGGGTAAGTGAGCTAATGGACCTGCCGATGTGTTATGTCCGTTCAAAGGCAAAAGGGCACGGCAAGGGCAATCAAATCGAAGGCAAAGTGGAACAAGCCCAAAAGGTGGTTGTCGTAGAAGATCTCATTTCAACCGGGGGCAGTGTGATCACCGCTGTGCAAGCTTTAAGGGAAGCAGGCTGCGAGGTGTTAGGGGTTGTCTCTATTTTTACATATGGACTTGAAAAAGGAAGTCAGTTACTTCATGGGGCAGAAATTAACAGTTTTTCACTGACCGATTTTCCAACATTAATCGAAGTAGCTATTTCAAAAGGCTATGTTAGCTCAGAAGATCAGGAAAGTCTATTATTGTGGAGTAAAAACCCTTCTGAATGGAGCAAACAGTTTTAG
- a CDS encoding NFACT RNA binding domain-containing protein, whose protein sequence is MSFDGLFTKAMVDELVLSLKGGRINKVHQPYKNEVILTIRANGVNQKLLLSAHPSYARVQLTNEAYDNPSEPPMFCMLLRKHIEGYILEDLYQINNDRMIIFEIKGRNEIGDISYKQLIIEIMGRHSNIVLVDKTRNVILDSIKHISFAVNSHRAILPGQPYIFPPEQNKVNPFEAVEEDVLRSVDFIGGKVDRQLVEHFAGISPIFAKEVIFQSGLANRTTVPGAFIRLINKIGSGDISPSIISANGKESFYLFPLEHMKGEMKPFKTLSEMLDRYYFGKAERDRVKQQGNDIERFISNEKEKNEKKIVKLENTLKEAERAEQFQRYGELLTANLYAAKKGMKEIEVLNYYDDLGGTMVIPLDPRKSPSENAQKYFSKYQKAKNAIAVVVEQIEKAREEVAYFDNLMQQVQAASPKDIQEIREELVEGGYIRERQKRNGKKIQNVKPVLDHFIASDGTDIIVGKNNKQNDYLTNKLAARDEIWLHTKDIPGSHVVIRSKEPSDETIIEAAVLAAYYSKARNSSSVPVDFTKVRHVKKPSGAKPGFVIYDNQQTVFVTPDEELVLKLKK, encoded by the coding sequence ATGTCATTTGATGGTCTATTTACAAAAGCTATGGTCGATGAGCTTGTTCTCTCCTTGAAAGGAGGAAGAATCAACAAGGTTCATCAACCCTATAAAAATGAAGTTATTCTTACCATTCGCGCAAATGGTGTGAATCAAAAACTTCTGTTATCTGCTCACCCAAGTTATGCCCGAGTGCAGCTTACAAATGAAGCCTATGACAATCCAAGTGAACCGCCTATGTTTTGTATGCTTCTTAGAAAGCATATTGAGGGTTACATTTTGGAGGATCTTTATCAGATTAACAATGACCGGATGATTATTTTTGAAATTAAGGGCCGGAATGAGATTGGTGATATAAGCTATAAACAATTAATTATTGAAATAATGGGCCGGCACAGCAATATCGTTTTGGTTGATAAAACGAGGAATGTCATTCTTGATAGCATCAAACATATCTCTTTTGCCGTTAACAGCCACAGGGCAATTTTGCCTGGACAGCCTTATATTTTCCCTCCAGAGCAAAACAAGGTAAATCCATTTGAAGCAGTTGAAGAAGATGTATTAAGGTCAGTTGATTTTATTGGCGGAAAAGTGGATCGCCAGTTAGTCGAGCATTTTGCAGGCATCTCACCTATTTTTGCAAAGGAAGTTATTTTTCAAAGTGGTCTTGCAAACCGCACTACTGTCCCAGGGGCATTTATCCGTTTGATTAATAAAATTGGATCGGGCGATATTTCGCCTTCGATAATATCAGCCAATGGAAAAGAATCGTTTTATCTTTTCCCACTTGAGCATATGAAGGGTGAAATGAAACCCTTCAAGACTCTTAGTGAAATGCTTGACCGCTATTATTTTGGAAAAGCAGAACGAGACCGGGTTAAGCAGCAAGGAAATGATATTGAACGCTTTATAAGCAATGAAAAAGAAAAGAATGAAAAAAAAATAGTTAAGCTCGAGAATACATTGAAAGAAGCGGAACGGGCAGAGCAGTTTCAGCGTTATGGAGAACTGTTAACAGCCAATCTATACGCAGCAAAAAAGGGTATGAAGGAAATCGAAGTTCTCAATTATTATGATGATTTGGGAGGAACAATGGTGATTCCGCTTGATCCAAGAAAATCACCATCTGAAAATGCTCAAAAGTATTTCTCCAAATACCAAAAAGCGAAGAATGCTATTGCCGTGGTAGTTGAACAAATCGAAAAGGCTCGTGAAGAAGTTGCGTATTTTGATAATTTAATGCAGCAGGTCCAAGCTGCCTCTCCAAAGGATATTCAGGAGATTCGTGAGGAGCTTGTCGAAGGCGGCTATATCCGTGAACGCCAGAAGCGAAACGGTAAGAAGATTCAGAATGTTAAGCCGGTGCTGGATCACTTTATTGCCTCAGATGGGACGGATATTATTGTAGGAAAAAACAATAAGCAAAATGATTATTTGACTAATAAGCTGGCGGCGAGGGATGAGATTTGGCTGCATACGAAGGATATTCCAGGCTCTCATGTAGTGATTCGCAGTAAAGAACCTTCTGATGAAACGATTATAGAGGCAGCTGTGTTAGCGGCATATTACAGTAAAGCGCGGAATTCTAGCTCGGTTCCTGTAGATTTTACAAAGGTTCGTCATGTCAAAAAACCTAGCGGTGCCAAACCAGGATTTGTAATTTATGACAATCAGCAAACGGTTTTTGTTACACCGGATGAGGAATTGGTGTTGAAATTAAAGAAATAG
- a CDS encoding calcium-translocating P-type ATPase, SERCA-type: protein MKFHEMKIEQVEKALETDFSSGLSQEEVKKRMKHHGLNELHEGEKQSALLLFFSQFKDFMVLVLLAATLISGLLGEYIDAIAIIAIVIINGCLGFYQERRAEKSLQALKELSAPQVSVLRDGKWIKVPSKEIVIGDILKFASGDRIGADVRIIESKSLEIEESALTGESVPVSKHIDSLTNPNPGIGDMENIAFMSTMITRGSGVGVVISTGMKTAMGQIADLLQNAESQETPLQRRLEQLGKILITVALLLTVLVVVVGVLRGHELYEMFLAGVSLAVAAIPEGLPAIVTVALSLGVQKMIRKNAIVRKLPAVETLGCASVICSDKTGTMTQNKMTVTHLWSGGQTWSVDGVGYQPKGNFYRNKQTVQPKHEKALQQMLIFGMLCNHSDLVLKDDDFTLDGDPTEGALLVSAMKAGFNRQKLLDEFTIINEFPFDSARKMMSIHVKDKQGRHFIITKGAPDVILGICESILWDERTQYLNKDTHIKVQDAIDGLASQALRTIAIAYKSIPANTIILSEQEAEKKLTFIGVQGMIDPPRPEVKTAVQECKEAGIKTVMITGDHVITAKAIASQLGILTKKSRVLDGKTLSNMPVEELEEVVDDVSVFARVSPEHKLKIVKALQNRGHIVAMTGDGVNDAPAIKAADIGVAMGITGTDVAKEASALVLLDDNFATIKAAIKEGRNIYENIRKFVRYLLASNVGEILVMLFAMVLALPLPLVPIQILWVNLVTDGLPAMALGLDRPEENVMKRGPRSPNEGVFSRGLGWKVVSRGFLIGLVTLLAFIIVYHNDHSQLPYAQTVAFATLVMAQLIHVFDCRSEKSVLSRNPFGNQYLVWAVISSLVLMLVVIYYPPLQPIFHTLPIAAKDWLLIVGLSSIPTFLLAGSFLLRKTK, encoded by the coding sequence ATGAAATTCCATGAAATGAAGATAGAACAAGTAGAAAAGGCCTTAGAAACCGACTTTTCTTCTGGATTATCACAGGAAGAAGTAAAAAAGCGAATGAAACATCACGGTTTAAATGAATTACACGAGGGAGAAAAGCAATCGGCTTTACTCTTATTTTTTAGTCAATTTAAAGATTTTATGGTCTTAGTGCTTCTTGCGGCGACCTTGATTTCCGGGTTACTCGGCGAATATATTGATGCTATTGCTATTATTGCAATTGTAATTATTAACGGCTGTCTTGGTTTTTACCAAGAACGGAGAGCGGAGAAATCACTGCAGGCATTGAAGGAACTATCGGCACCACAGGTTTCAGTTCTTCGAGATGGAAAATGGATAAAAGTTCCTTCAAAGGAAATTGTGATTGGTGATATTTTGAAGTTTGCCAGCGGAGACAGAATTGGTGCTGATGTTCGAATCATTGAATCTAAAAGCTTAGAAATTGAAGAATCTGCTTTAACAGGTGAATCTGTCCCTGTATCTAAACATATTGACAGTTTAACCAATCCTAATCCAGGAATCGGTGATATGGAAAATATCGCCTTCATGAGCACGATGATAACGAGGGGCAGCGGGGTAGGAGTTGTCATTTCCACAGGAATGAAAACAGCAATGGGACAAATTGCTGATTTACTCCAAAATGCCGAGTCACAAGAAACACCATTGCAGCGCCGGTTAGAGCAGTTGGGGAAAATTTTAATAACAGTTGCCTTACTCTTAACCGTACTTGTCGTTGTAGTGGGTGTATTACGTGGACACGAATTATATGAAATGTTTTTAGCAGGTGTTTCTCTTGCAGTTGCGGCGATACCTGAAGGGCTGCCAGCGATTGTAACTGTAGCCTTATCTCTTGGTGTTCAAAAAATGATTAGGAAAAATGCAATTGTCAGGAAGCTGCCTGCAGTTGAAACCCTTGGCTGTGCCTCGGTTATTTGCTCCGACAAAACAGGTACGATGACGCAAAATAAAATGACCGTTACACACCTTTGGAGCGGTGGTCAAACGTGGAGCGTTGATGGTGTTGGATACCAGCCAAAAGGGAATTTTTATCGGAACAAACAAACAGTTCAACCTAAGCATGAAAAAGCCTTGCAGCAAATGCTGATTTTCGGAATGCTATGTAACCATTCGGACCTGGTTTTAAAGGATGATGATTTCACACTAGATGGTGATCCCACGGAAGGTGCTTTACTGGTAAGTGCAATGAAAGCCGGCTTTAATCGCCAAAAATTATTAGATGAGTTTACGATTATTAATGAATTCCCATTTGACTCCGCCAGAAAAATGATGAGTATTCATGTTAAAGACAAGCAAGGCCGCCATTTCATCATTACAAAAGGTGCACCTGACGTCATTTTAGGTATTTGTGAATCGATCCTTTGGGATGAGCGAACACAATATTTAAATAAAGACACACATATAAAGGTTCAAGACGCGATAGATGGTCTTGCTTCACAGGCACTCCGAACGATTGCGATTGCATATAAGTCAATACCGGCTAACACCATTATCTTAAGTGAGCAGGAAGCAGAGAAAAAATTAACCTTTATTGGTGTCCAAGGCATGATCGATCCACCAAGACCTGAAGTAAAAACTGCGGTACAAGAATGTAAGGAAGCTGGGATTAAAACAGTCATGATTACCGGTGACCATGTGATCACAGCAAAAGCAATTGCTTCCCAGTTAGGGATTTTAACGAAAAAGAGCAGGGTGCTTGACGGCAAAACATTATCTAATATGCCGGTAGAAGAGCTTGAAGAAGTCGTCGATGATGTATCTGTTTTTGCAAGGGTTTCTCCTGAACATAAACTGAAAATTGTCAAAGCATTACAAAATCGCGGACATATTGTGGCGATGACAGGTGATGGTGTGAATGATGCTCCTGCCATCAAAGCGGCAGATATTGGTGTAGCGATGGGGATAACCGGGACAGATGTCGCGAAGGAAGCATCAGCACTCGTTTTGTTAGACGATAATTTTGCTACCATTAAGGCTGCAATAAAAGAGGGCAGGAATATCTACGAAAATATCCGTAAATTTGTTCGCTACCTGCTGGCATCCAATGTGGGTGAAATATTGGTAATGTTGTTTGCAATGGTACTTGCGTTGCCACTTCCCCTAGTACCAATCCAAATCTTATGGGTCAATTTGGTGACGGACGGTCTGCCGGCAATGGCACTCGGTCTCGATCGTCCAGAGGAAAACGTGATGAAAAGGGGACCTCGCAGTCCAAATGAAGGTGTCTTTTCACGTGGATTAGGCTGGAAGGTGGTATCGCGCGGCTTCTTAATTGGTCTTGTTACACTATTAGCCTTCATCATTGTGTATCATAACGACCATTCACAGCTGCCATATGCTCAGACTGTTGCCTTTGCGACCCTTGTTATGGCCCAGCTTATTCATGTATTTGATTGCCGCAGTGAAAAATCTGTCCTCTCTAGAAACCCTTTTGGGAATCAATATCTTGTTTGGGCTGTTATCTCTTCGCTCGTGTTAATGTTGGTTGTCATTTATTATCCGCCATTACAGCCAATTTTCCACACATTGCCGATTGCAGCAAAAGATTGGTTGTTGATTGTTGGACTATCTTCAATTCCAACTTTTTTACTAGCCGGGTCATTTTTGTTAAGAAAAACAAAATAA
- a CDS encoding YicC/YloC family endoribonuclease gives MVISMTGFGRGKAVSGAFSVNVEVKTVNHRFSEINIRMPRQLLKIEDKIKKKLNQYIRRGRVEVYVSVEGEGVVSRKVHVDWKLIEEYYQFIEQARNKYGIEGTITLRDLLNRTDLLHIEESEAGNEEIENLVLSAVEEAVILLRKMRMAEGEELKKDLLAISSQLEVNVFELQKFAPLVVQSFKERLTKRMQEFVNGQLDETRILTEVAVFADKADINEEITRLKSHIQQFLQTLNDQEPIGRKLDFIVQEMNREANTIGSKANDSNIAKKVVEIKSLLEKLKEQVQNIE, from the coding sequence ATGGTTATAAGTATGACAGGCTTTGGCAGAGGAAAGGCCGTCTCTGGAGCCTTCTCAGTAAATGTGGAAGTAAAAACAGTCAATCACCGATTTTCTGAAATAAATATTCGGATGCCAAGACAGCTTTTAAAAATAGAAGATAAAATAAAAAAGAAACTTAATCAGTATATCCGCCGCGGCAGGGTAGAGGTTTATGTAAGTGTTGAAGGAGAAGGGGTCGTCAGTCGCAAAGTTCACGTTGATTGGAAGCTGATTGAAGAATATTATCAATTCATTGAGCAGGCGCGAAATAAATATGGGATAGAAGGAACAATCACTTTAAGGGATTTGCTTAATCGTACAGACCTCTTACATATTGAAGAAAGTGAAGCTGGTAATGAAGAAATTGAGAATTTGGTTCTTTCTGCTGTGGAAGAAGCCGTGATATTACTTAGAAAAATGCGAATGGCCGAAGGGGAAGAATTGAAAAAAGATTTGCTTGCTATTTCATCTCAATTAGAGGTAAATGTATTTGAACTTCAGAAATTTGCTCCGCTTGTTGTTCAATCTTTTAAAGAGCGACTAACGAAAAGGATGCAGGAGTTTGTCAATGGACAATTAGATGAAACGCGAATTTTAACAGAAGTAGCTGTTTTTGCTGATAAAGCAGATATTAATGAAGAAATTACCCGCTTAAAAAGCCATATTCAACAATTCTTGCAAACTTTAAATGATCAAGAGCCTATTGGCAGAAAACTCGATTTTATCGTTCAGGAAATGAACAGAGAAGCGAATACGATTGGTTCAAAAGCAAATGATTCTAATATCGCCAAAAAGGTTGTCGAGATAAAAAGTTTACTTGAAAAATTGAAAGAACAGGTTCAGAATATCGAATAG
- a CDS encoding extracellular matrix/biofilm regulator RemA: MSIKLINIGFGNIVSANRIISIVSPESAPIKRIIQDARDRGSLIDATYGRRTRAVIVMDSDHVILSAVQPETVANRLTDRDETIDEG; this comes from the coding sequence ATGTCGATTAAATTAATTAATATTGGATTTGGGAATATCGTTTCTGCCAATCGTATTATTTCCATTGTCAGCCCGGAATCAGCACCAATTAAAAGAATTATCCAGGATGCCCGGGATCGGGGCTCGTTAATAGATGCTACATACGGACGACGTACACGAGCAGTGATCGTCATGGATAGTGACCATGTCATTCTATCAGCTGTACAGCCTGAAACGGTTGCCAATCGCTTAACGGACCGTGATGAAACTATTGATGAAGGGTAG
- the gmk gene encoding guanylate kinase — translation MQEKGLLIVLSGPSGVGKGTVRKEIFSHPETAFEYSISMTTRVPRAGEVNGIDYFFKTREEFEQLIEQGKLLEYAEFVGNYYGTPVDYVRETLDAGKDVFLEIEVKGARQVREKFPEGLFIFLMPPSLTELKNRIVTRGTETEDIIQNRMLSAREEIEMMELYDYVVENDQVELACERVKAIVTAEHCRRERVEHRYKKLLEVE, via the coding sequence ATGCAGGAAAAAGGATTGCTGATTGTACTTTCCGGGCCGTCTGGGGTTGGAAAAGGAACGGTTCGAAAAGAAATTTTTTCACATCCCGAAACAGCTTTTGAATACTCGATTTCTATGACAACTCGCGTACCACGCGCGGGGGAAGTGAATGGGATAGATTATTTTTTTAAAACAAGAGAAGAATTTGAACAATTAATCGAGCAGGGAAAGCTTTTAGAGTACGCTGAATTTGTCGGTAACTATTACGGTACCCCTGTTGATTATGTCCGTGAAACTTTAGATGCTGGGAAAGATGTCTTTTTAGAAATTGAAGTAAAGGGTGCCCGTCAGGTCCGGGAAAAATTTCCTGAAGGGTTATTTATTTTCTTGATGCCGCCAAGTCTAACCGAATTAAAGAATCGAATTGTGACTAGAGGAACAGAAACAGAGGATATCATTCAAAATCGAATGTTATCTGCACGTGAAGAAATTGAAATGATGGAATTATATGATTATGTCGTTGAAAATGACCAGGTGGAACTCGCATGTGAACGTGTGAAGGCGATTGTAACAGCTGAGCATTGCCGCAGAGAAAGAGTAGAACATCGCTATAAAAAATTGCTGGAGGTTGAATAA
- the rpoZ gene encoding DNA-directed RNA polymerase subunit omega, translating into MLYPSIDSLLEKIDSKYSLVSVAAKRARVMSQVRDERLPKYVSYKCVGRALEEIYSGELTYRISKKAETSAE; encoded by the coding sequence ATGTTATATCCGTCTATTGATTCACTACTAGAAAAAATTGATTCAAAATATTCCCTTGTCTCCGTTGCCGCGAAGCGTGCACGTGTAATGTCACAGGTAAGAGACGAAAGATTACCAAAATATGTTTCCTATAAATGTGTTGGAAGAGCATTAGAGGAAATTTATAGTGGTGAGCTTACCTATCGTATTTCCAAAAAAGCTGAAACATCTGCTGAGTAA
- the coaBC gene encoding bifunctional phosphopantothenoylcysteine decarboxylase/phosphopantothenate--cysteine ligase CoaBC — translation MINDKKILLCVTGGIAVYKAAALTSKLVQAGAKVKVILSESAEKFVTPLTFQALSRNEVFTDTFDEKNPHVIAHIDLADWADLILIAPATANTIAKIAAGIADNMITTTLLAATAPVWIAPAMNVHMYDHPAVKKNLSILAEYGYQFIEPSEGYLACGYVGRGRLEEPEKIVELIQRFFAKDERRYLKGKTVVVTAGPTREKIDPVRFISNLSTGKMGFAIAEEAKKQGADVILISGPVQIAAPAGVELVKVETADEMYNAVLKYYESADIVIKTAAVADYRPKVTYDQKVKKQEGDAKIDLERTKDILFELGQRKKNQVLVGFAAETENLQEYARKKLTKKNADMIVANNVKASGAGFGTNTNIVTLFKRSGEVTELPLMSKADVAEKIIEEVTSLLKDMDQNGNC, via the coding sequence ATGATCAACGATAAAAAAATTTTATTATGTGTTACGGGAGGTATTGCTGTGTATAAAGCCGCAGCCTTAACAAGTAAACTTGTTCAAGCTGGGGCAAAAGTTAAGGTGATTTTAAGTGAATCTGCAGAAAAATTTGTTACCCCTTTAACCTTTCAGGCATTATCCCGCAATGAAGTATTTACTGATACCTTTGATGAAAAAAATCCGCATGTAATTGCCCATATTGATTTGGCTGACTGGGCAGATTTAATTTTGATTGCCCCTGCAACTGCCAATACGATTGCCAAAATAGCTGCCGGAATTGCCGATAATATGATTACCACTACATTGCTTGCTGCAACCGCACCTGTGTGGATTGCTCCTGCTATGAATGTGCATATGTATGACCATCCTGCAGTGAAAAAAAACCTATCCATTTTGGCTGAGTATGGGTATCAATTTATCGAACCAAGCGAAGGTTATCTAGCCTGTGGTTATGTCGGCAGGGGACGCCTGGAAGAGCCTGAAAAAATTGTAGAGTTGATCCAAAGATTTTTTGCCAAAGATGAACGAAGATATCTTAAAGGAAAAACGGTGGTCGTTACCGCGGGTCCTACAAGGGAAAAAATTGACCCAGTCCGCTTTATCTCCAATCTTTCAACTGGAAAAATGGGCTTTGCCATTGCTGAAGAAGCGAAAAAACAAGGTGCTGATGTTATCTTAATTTCCGGACCTGTCCAAATAGCAGCACCTGCCGGTGTGGAACTAGTAAAGGTAGAGACTGCAGACGAAATGTATAACGCCGTGTTGAAATACTATGAATCAGCGGATATTGTAATTAAAACTGCAGCAGTCGCTGACTATCGTCCAAAAGTTACCTATGATCAGAAGGTGAAAAAGCAAGAAGGCGACGCAAAAATCGATCTTGAAAGAACAAAAGATATTCTATTCGAACTAGGGCAAAGAAAAAAGAATCAAGTACTTGTAGGCTTTGCCGCAGAGACTGAAAACCTACAAGAATATGCTAGAAAAAAATTAACAAAGAAAAATGCTGATATGATTGTGGCGAATAATGTGAAAGCTTCTGGTGCCGGTTTCGGGACAAATACAAACATTGTCACCCTTTTCAAGCGTTCCGGAGAGGTTACCGAATTGCCGCTTATGTCAAAAGCAGATGTTGCAGAAAAGATTATCGAAGAAGTTACTTCACTTTTGAAGGATATGGACCAAAATGGAAATTGCTAG